A single Tenacibaculum sp. 190524A02b DNA region contains:
- a CDS encoding penicillin acylase family protein yields MKISKLSIVLLISLLWIFITNYKFFPINNIGSLLTYKTGLLGIKKTNKIYPKLNKGKELVIKIDTLGIPYIYASKDSNLAYGLGYMHAKDRYFQMELMSKMVKGELSSMLGGRVIQSDKFWKPYEFHRKAKEILEEYKANSHELYAYLVNYSDGINAFLEENKVNDPLYTIFNLKPQNWKPEYCILTAWYMSWNLAYFDYHAERQELLDKLPQKLLNKLYPQKFEALKTILPSVITTQTPIDSSVIENITLNNRKVILSKFNTDIGSNNWAINSKKTNKASSLIVNDPHLFLTLPGAFYETSLIGNTIKVYGYSIPGVPLVVSGHNTNISWGITNGEWDLMDSYLLKTKKDSLYLFQGNWIPFQEKEYSINIRGKGEKKFKVKRTVHGIVNKEDSTYYAQKWHPSEKNYSMKALFNIMKTDSYNGFKNALKEYDYPPQNFIYADVNDTIGIVCAGKLPKRPQGFNGGLLDGTKKPLKSEFIATQWETSNPEQNYLFSANQLPAQNKHYFGAHWHKDDYRVNRIDKLLKEKDDWSVPAIKSMQLDEVDLSFFHLKKVFKNNSITKKYNNLTELFSNWDGNMKNNSEKAFIYETLRKNVEEEAKRFANEELKVQQVPSMKSFLNYLNSEVSSSKLYSTKEIIINNILKKTDSILSVENQLVKREYSQISTINIYNISFLPGFGNKIVNAGGNKNTINLNASVHPVFRSIYEMEKGNIKGYTIMAGGQSGKINSNNYSDQIDYWKKGRYKKTQFAENPEDLKNIINTINFK; encoded by the coding sequence ATGAAAATCAGTAAACTTTCAATAGTCTTATTAATATCCTTATTATGGATATTTATTACAAATTATAAATTTTTTCCAATAAATAATATTGGTAGTCTATTAACGTATAAAACAGGTCTTTTAGGAATAAAAAAAACAAATAAAATTTACCCAAAACTTAATAAAGGAAAAGAGTTAGTAATTAAAATAGACACATTAGGAATTCCATATATCTATGCTAGTAAAGATTCTAATTTGGCTTATGGTCTTGGGTATATGCATGCTAAAGACCGCTATTTTCAAATGGAGCTCATGTCTAAAATGGTGAAAGGAGAATTATCATCAATGTTGGGAGGGAGAGTAATTCAGTCAGATAAGTTTTGGAAACCCTATGAGTTTCATAGAAAAGCAAAGGAAATATTAGAAGAATATAAAGCAAATTCTCATGAACTTTACGCTTATTTAGTAAATTATAGTGATGGTATTAACGCATTTTTAGAAGAAAATAAAGTAAACGATCCGTTATACACTATATTTAATTTAAAACCTCAAAATTGGAAACCAGAATATTGCATTTTAACAGCGTGGTATATGAGTTGGAATTTAGCTTATTTTGATTACCATGCAGAGCGTCAGGAATTATTAGATAAACTACCCCAAAAGCTACTGAATAAACTATATCCTCAAAAATTTGAAGCATTAAAAACAATCTTACCTTCAGTAATAACTACTCAAACTCCTATTGATTCATCAGTAATAGAAAATATTACTTTAAATAACAGAAAAGTTATCTTATCTAAATTTAATACAGATATAGGAAGTAACAATTGGGCAATAAATAGTAAAAAAACAAACAAAGCAAGCTCACTAATTGTTAATGATCCACATTTGTTTTTAACCTTACCAGGAGCTTTTTATGAAACAAGTTTAATAGGAAACACCATTAAAGTTTATGGATATAGTATTCCAGGAGTTCCTTTAGTAGTTAGTGGTCATAATACCAACATTTCTTGGGGTATTACTAATGGAGAGTGGGATTTAATGGATAGTTATTTATTAAAAACAAAAAAGGATAGCCTATATTTATTTCAAGGAAATTGGATTCCATTTCAAGAAAAAGAATACAGTATCAATATAAGAGGTAAAGGAGAAAAAAAATTCAAGGTTAAACGTACTGTTCATGGAATAGTTAATAAAGAAGACAGTACTTATTATGCTCAAAAATGGCATCCTTCTGAAAAGAACTATTCTATGAAAGCATTGTTTAATATAATGAAAACAGATTCGTATAATGGGTTTAAAAACGCATTAAAAGAATATGATTACCCACCTCAAAACTTTATTTATGCAGATGTCAATGATACCATAGGAATTGTTTGTGCAGGAAAGCTGCCAAAAAGACCCCAAGGTTTTAATGGAGGACTGCTAGATGGTACAAAAAAGCCTTTGAAAAGTGAGTTTATAGCTACGCAATGGGAAACTAGTAATCCAGAACAGAACTATCTTTTTTCAGCAAATCAATTACCTGCTCAAAACAAGCATTATTTTGGAGCTCATTGGCATAAAGATGATTATAGAGTTAACCGTATTGATAAGTTGTTAAAAGAGAAAGATGATTGGAGTGTTCCAGCAATAAAGTCAATGCAATTAGATGAGGTAGATCTTTCATTTTTTCACTTAAAAAAAGTGTTTAAAAATAATAGTATAACTAAAAAATATAATAATCTCACAGAGTTGTTTTCCAACTGGGATGGAAACATGAAAAATAACTCTGAAAAAGCCTTTATATATGAAACATTAAGAAAAAATGTAGAAGAGGAAGCAAAACGTTTTGCAAATGAAGAGTTAAAAGTACAGCAAGTACCTTCTATGAAATCATTCTTGAATTATTTAAATAGCGAGGTTTCTTCCAGTAAACTATACAGTACAAAAGAAATCATTATTAATAATATTCTAAAAAAAACAGACTCTATTTTAAGTGTTGAAAATCAGTTAGTAAAAAGGGAGTATAGCCAAATTAGCACTATAAATATTTACAACATTTCTTTTTTACCAGGTTTTGGAAATAAAATAGTAAATGCAGGAGGAAATAAAAACACCATTAACTTAAATGCTTCTGTTCACCCAGTTTTTAGATCTATTTATGAAATGGAAAAAGGAAATATTAAAGGTTATACAATCATGGCTGGAGGTCAAAGTGGAAAAATTAACTCAAATAATTATTCAGATCAGATTGACTATTGGAAAAAAGGACGTTATAAGAAAACACAGTTTGCAGAAAATCCAGAAGACTTAAAAAATATTATCAATACTATAAATTTCAAGTAA
- a CDS encoding cyclic peptide export ABC transporter, with product MKFISRSILIVYLFIALFSGFSGFMFITLVNEVISTIINSKLPSEHNYLLLFATVITVFFISRRLLSEGIIEISQKIFWDIRAYVVKAIIKAPYPKVKQTKDELYSALTVDVNNITNASLVIISFTSAIILVLASFIYLVYLSVPLFIVSLLIILTGTLAYLYSSRKGNKNFMEVRAIEQKFMHYFNGVLNGNKEIKVNQEKGKEIYNKKVSLLLIEGKEKNTLAYIGYLNSQLISQMLFYIIITFILLYAGMYFKVSIETSISFVFALLFLLNPIVTIMLAIPPLNQGIVSYNKLKYLKEELADNGDDTFFYQDSLHDNFVKKFEKLTFKDYSFEYEENSFQIGPVNLSVHANEIIFIHGGNGAGKTTFINLLLNIYAPKQGEVYFNDKLFETPEKINQLFAPVFNDFYLFDDFYGIKNIDNQKLNSLLLLFEIADKVKIENGYFSTTDLSTGQRKRLALITAILEDRPILVLDEWAADQDPYFRKKFYSEIIHKIVKEENKTIIAITHDDSYYHEANRLFKMNYGKLEEIKNNITPTKETLTI from the coding sequence ATGAAGTTTATAAGCAGGAGTATACTAATTGTATATCTCTTTATCGCGTTGTTTTCCGGATTTTCTGGATTTATGTTTATTACGTTAGTCAATGAAGTAATAAGCACAATTATTAATTCTAAACTGCCCAGTGAACATAATTATTTGTTATTATTTGCAACTGTTATAACGGTGTTTTTTATCTCTAGAAGACTACTTTCAGAAGGAATTATTGAAATTTCTCAAAAAATATTTTGGGACATAAGAGCCTATGTAGTTAAAGCAATTATTAAAGCACCTTATCCTAAAGTGAAACAAACTAAAGATGAATTATATTCAGCATTGACAGTTGATGTTAATAATATTACAAATGCCTCTTTAGTAATTATTAGTTTTACTTCTGCTATAATATTAGTATTAGCCTCATTTATTTATTTAGTGTATTTATCTGTTCCTTTATTTATAGTTAGTTTGCTAATTATTTTAACAGGCACTTTAGCTTATTTATATAGTTCTCGCAAAGGAAATAAAAACTTTATGGAGGTAAGAGCTATTGAACAAAAATTCATGCACTATTTTAATGGAGTATTGAATGGTAATAAAGAAATAAAAGTAAATCAAGAAAAAGGGAAAGAAATATATAATAAGAAAGTTTCTTTGTTATTAATAGAAGGGAAAGAAAAAAACACACTTGCTTATATAGGGTATTTAAATAGTCAATTAATTAGTCAAATGTTATTTTATATTATTATAACATTTATTCTATTATATGCAGGTATGTATTTTAAGGTTTCTATAGAAACCTCAATTAGCTTTGTTTTTGCATTATTATTTTTATTAAACCCAATAGTAACTATAATGCTAGCTATTCCACCTTTAAATCAAGGAATTGTTTCTTATAATAAGTTAAAATATTTAAAAGAAGAATTAGCAGATAATGGAGATGACACCTTTTTTTATCAAGATTCATTACATGATAATTTTGTGAAAAAATTTGAAAAACTAACGTTCAAGGATTATAGTTTTGAATATGAAGAAAACTCGTTTCAAATTGGACCTGTTAACCTATCCGTGCATGCTAATGAAATTATATTTATTCATGGAGGAAATGGAGCAGGAAAAACCACTTTTATTAATTTATTACTAAATATATACGCTCCTAAACAAGGAGAAGTCTATTTTAATGATAAGCTATTTGAAACCCCTGAAAAAATTAACCAATTATTTGCCCCAGTATTTAATGATTTTTACCTCTTTGATGATTTTTATGGAATTAAAAATATAGATAATCAGAAATTGAATTCATTATTATTATTGTTTGAAATAGCGGATAAAGTAAAAATCGAAAACGGATATTTTTCTACTACAGATCTTTCAACAGGACAAAGAAAACGATTAGCATTAATCACAGCTATTCTTGAAGACCGTCCCATTTTAGTTTTAGATGAATGGGCTGCTGATCAAGATCCTTATTTTAGAAAAAAATTCTATTCAGAAATTATACACAAAATAGTAAAAGAAGAAAATAAAACAATAATTGCCATTACTCATGACGATAGCTATTACCATGAAGCTAATAGACTTTTTAAAATGAATTATGGAAAATTGGAAGAAATAAAAAATAATATTACACCAACCAAAGAGACCTTAACTATATAA
- a CDS encoding class I SAM-dependent methyltransferase — protein MNDINYIEANKIAWSEVNTLHQEFKEKYKEKFIQDKDFVAIDEKLLQTMNRLNFANKSILHVCCNDGEELISLKKKGAGKCVGVDLSIDAITSAIELNEKLQLDCKFHTENVYNIENHISETFDFVLITVGALVWLPDLDKLFSTLSNFMHAGSQLVIQEQHPFSWIIDEEMKLSKTDLYFKKGPYKEKGGLDYLGNKEYEGSDNYTFNYTLGELFNLQIKHGLNIQSFEEFPFDISNLKSDIEKEDAAFPLSYICISKKQ, from the coding sequence ATGAATGATATAAATTATATAGAAGCAAATAAAATTGCTTGGTCAGAAGTCAACACCCTTCATCAAGAGTTTAAAGAAAAATACAAAGAAAAATTTATTCAAGATAAAGACTTTGTGGCTATTGATGAAAAGTTACTTCAAACAATGAATCGTTTGAACTTTGCCAATAAAAGTATTTTACACGTTTGTTGTAACGATGGAGAAGAGTTAATATCGTTAAAGAAGAAAGGAGCAGGGAAATGTGTAGGGGTAGACCTTTCTATAGACGCCATTACTTCAGCTATAGAATTAAATGAAAAATTACAATTAGACTGTAAATTTCATACTGAAAATGTTTATAATATTGAAAATCATATTTCTGAAACATTTGATTTTGTATTAATAACAGTTGGCGCTTTGGTATGGTTACCAGATTTAGATAAGCTTTTTAGCACACTGTCTAATTTCATGCATGCTGGATCACAATTAGTTATTCAAGAGCAACACCCTTTTAGCTGGATAATTGATGAAGAAATGAAACTTTCTAAAACAGATTTGTACTTTAAAAAAGGGCCATATAAAGAAAAAGGAGGATTAGATTATTTAGGTAATAAAGAGTATGAGGGTAGTGATAACTATACATTTAATTATACATTAGGAGAGCTGTTTAATTTACAAATTAAACATGGCTTAAATATTCAATCATTTGAAGAATTTCCTTTTGATATATCAAACCTAAAATCTGATATAGAAAAAGAAGATGCAGCCTTTCCATTATCTTACATCTGTATTTCTAAAAAGCAATAG
- a CDS encoding carbamoyltransferase has protein sequence MKTTKAILGINSVYHESSACLVVNGKLVAAIEEERLSRIKHAKEAKIDNPNELPMQAINECLRIGNLTLSDIDEIGFSFEPQRRLDENLKVDDFYEAENWGSKEGEELFYLKLKEVPYQLKELGFKGEFVYIEHAIAHAASTFYPSGFEDAAIVSIDGIGEIESSTIAHGKGSTITKIQQVEYPNSIGFLWEKMAKFLGYSEYDACKVMSIASFGEPEKFMSAYEKFITLNNDTFFKIDKDIIKFRIEDYTDLEEIFGIPKRSFNDPLLKVHQDIAASLQEITTTIVMNMVQKAYEKTQSKKLCLAGGVALNCVTNRIIFENSKFEDIYIQPAANDAGTALGAALKLYTEGLEGNERITLNHTYLGPSFNNNDIQAAIEAKGLVYREHENIEEIVAELLTEGKVIGWFQGAMEFGPRALGNRSLLADPRDPGMVKKLNSVVKHREDHRPFCPSVLAEDAAEWFNIGKEATAADYMLMAYPVNKNKKENIPAVVHVDGTSRIQKVQKSTNPKYHKLITKFKELTGVPLLLNTSFNDREPIVCTPENAINTFLKTKIDVLVLGNNLMLKEENVHLKSAEQKLSLQGLEA, from the coding sequence ATGAAAACGACAAAAGCAATACTAGGGATAAATTCTGTTTACCATGAATCATCAGCATGTTTAGTAGTAAACGGTAAATTGGTTGCAGCAATTGAAGAGGAAAGATTATCAAGAATCAAACATGCTAAAGAAGCCAAGATAGATAACCCTAATGAACTTCCAATGCAGGCAATAAATGAATGTCTTAGAATAGGAAACTTAACCCTTTCGGATATAGATGAAATTGGGTTTTCTTTTGAGCCTCAGAGAAGATTAGATGAAAACTTAAAAGTAGACGATTTTTACGAAGCAGAAAACTGGGGAAGTAAGGAAGGAGAAGAATTATTTTATTTAAAATTAAAGGAAGTTCCTTATCAATTAAAAGAGTTAGGATTTAAAGGAGAGTTTGTTTACATAGAACATGCAATAGCTCACGCAGCTTCAACTTTTTATCCTTCTGGTTTTGAAGATGCAGCCATAGTTTCTATAGATGGTATTGGTGAAATTGAGTCATCTACAATAGCACATGGAAAAGGAAGTACAATCACAAAAATTCAACAAGTAGAATACCCAAACTCAATAGGGTTTCTTTGGGAAAAAATGGCAAAATTTTTAGGCTATTCTGAATATGATGCCTGTAAAGTAATGAGTATAGCATCATTTGGAGAGCCAGAGAAGTTCATGAGCGCATATGAAAAATTTATTACGCTGAATAATGATACATTCTTCAAAATTGATAAAGATATAATTAAGTTTAGAATTGAAGACTATACTGATTTAGAAGAAATTTTTGGAATTCCTAAACGATCATTTAATGATCCACTTCTAAAAGTTCATCAAGATATTGCAGCATCATTACAAGAAATTACAACAACTATTGTAATGAATATGGTACAGAAAGCTTATGAAAAAACACAATCAAAAAAACTGTGTTTAGCAGGTGGAGTAGCGCTTAATTGTGTAACTAATAGAATCATTTTTGAAAATAGTAAATTTGAAGATATATATATTCAACCAGCAGCAAACGATGCAGGAACAGCACTAGGTGCAGCACTAAAATTGTATACTGAAGGACTAGAAGGTAATGAAAGAATAACGCTGAATCATACATATTTAGGGCCATCTTTTAATAATAATGATATACAGGCTGCTATAGAAGCTAAAGGGTTAGTATATAGAGAACATGAAAATATTGAAGAAATCGTAGCAGAATTATTAACAGAAGGAAAAGTAATAGGATGGTTTCAAGGGGCTATGGAGTTTGGACCAAGAGCATTAGGAAATAGAAGTTTATTAGCTGATCCTAGAGACCCAGGAATGGTAAAAAAATTAAACTCAGTAGTAAAGCACCGTGAAGACCATAGACCTTTCTGTCCTAGTGTTTTAGCAGAAGATGCAGCTGAATGGTTTAATATAGGAAAGGAAGCAACAGCAGCAGATTATATGTTAATGGCTTATCCAGTAAATAAAAACAAAAAAGAAAATATTCCTGCGGTAGTTCACGTTGATGGAACATCAAGAATTCAAAAAGTACAAAAAAGTACTAATCCTAAATACCATAAGTTAATCACAAAGTTTAAAGAATTAACAGGAGTTCCTTTGTTATTAAATACTTCATTCAATGATAGAGAGCCTATTGTATGTACTCCAGAAAACGCAATTAACACTTTTTTAAAGACAAAAATAGATGTTTTAGTTTTAGGAAATAACCTTATGTTAAAAGAAGAAAATGTACATTTAAAATCAGCTGAACAAAAACTATCTTTACAAGGCTTAGAAGCATAA